One window of Phycisphaeraceae bacterium genomic DNA carries:
- the terL gene encoding phage terminase large subunit, with protein MNTAEADGTASAWPARTDFGVAQLRLVAARTGRRAEELLSQQRRRVAEHSPAAFAAVYLRHHFKFAPSRMHRELFQLLDSLKTKRGQRAAVAAPRGHAKTTVVGLAYVLWAALHQVEPMTVIVSASSEQAIQMLRHIKDELLNNPLLQRDFPEVCGPLGTAKGPKPFRDNQIVLPNNTAVRALGAHQRMRGLRQRQHRPSLIITDDLEDHSLVQTAESRAKLRQWFDSTLLKLGNPETNVVVVGTILHHDSLLASLVGLPGSQPINGWQRRLYQAVEEWSVHGELWETWEAIYSGREQFPPEQPATHGTTSPAGKSVAQAPQPPVSQPSEMSPLPTPDSRSGPAAAARYFEQNQSAMLEGTRVLWPELEDYHSLMTMRVREGRTSFQSEKQNQPVDPEQCIFREENIRYWDKEFPTAADLYERFKGKCRIAGACDPSVGSRSGRGDYSAVITLLRPTNSQLIYVLDASLEICTPDRTIARIIDRAKLYRYGYFHVEANGFQQLLVEQLKARARESGTSLPVTSVTNSTDKRARIMALEPLISQGHLMFSRRQLLLIEQLRQFPLGAHDDGPDALEMAVRAVRTSAPFVYVG; from the coding sequence ATGAATACCGCGGAGGCGGACGGGACTGCATCGGCATGGCCCGCTCGCACTGATTTTGGAGTCGCCCAGCTTCGGTTGGTCGCGGCGCGGACCGGCCGCCGCGCGGAAGAACTGCTTTCTCAGCAACGTCGCAGGGTGGCGGAGCACTCTCCAGCCGCCTTCGCGGCAGTCTATCTTCGTCACCACTTCAAGTTCGCGCCGTCCCGGATGCATCGAGAGCTCTTCCAGCTCCTCGACAGTTTGAAAACCAAGCGCGGACAGCGAGCAGCGGTGGCCGCGCCGCGTGGCCATGCGAAGACGACGGTGGTGGGGTTGGCGTATGTCCTTTGGGCCGCGCTGCATCAGGTCGAGCCGATGACCGTGATCGTGTCGGCGTCGAGCGAGCAGGCGATCCAGATGCTCCGGCATATTAAGGACGAGCTACTCAATAACCCGTTGCTCCAGCGGGACTTTCCCGAAGTCTGCGGTCCTTTGGGGACGGCAAAGGGTCCTAAACCGTTTCGGGACAACCAGATCGTCCTCCCCAACAACACGGCGGTGCGGGCGCTGGGCGCGCATCAGCGGATGCGCGGTCTCCGGCAGCGTCAGCATCGGCCCAGCCTCATCATCACGGACGATTTGGAAGACCACTCCCTGGTCCAGACCGCCGAAAGCCGCGCCAAGCTCCGGCAGTGGTTCGACAGCACGCTGCTCAAGCTGGGCAATCCCGAGACGAATGTGGTCGTGGTGGGGACGATCCTGCATCACGACTCGCTGCTTGCATCTCTCGTTGGCCTGCCCGGAAGTCAACCGATCAATGGTTGGCAGCGGCGTCTGTATCAAGCGGTCGAAGAGTGGAGTGTGCACGGCGAACTCTGGGAAACATGGGAGGCGATCTACTCAGGACGAGAGCAATTCCCCCCCGAGCAGCCGGCCACCCACGGGACGACTTCACCCGCGGGCAAGTCGGTCGCTCAGGCTCCTCAGCCTCCGGTAAGCCAACCAAGCGAAATGTCTCCGCTCCCGACTCCAGATAGTCGCTCCGGGCCCGCTGCTGCCGCTCGATACTTTGAGCAAAATCAGAGCGCAATGCTCGAAGGCACACGGGTTCTTTGGCCAGAGCTCGAGGACTATCACTCGCTTATGACGATGCGCGTGCGAGAAGGACGTACGAGCTTTCAATCCGAGAAGCAGAACCAGCCCGTTGATCCGGAGCAGTGCATCTTCCGCGAGGAAAACATTCGTTACTGGGACAAGGAGTTTCCGACGGCGGCGGATCTGTACGAGCGCTTCAAGGGCAAGTGCCGAATCGCGGGCGCGTGCGATCCCAGTGTGGGAAGCCGGAGCGGACGCGGGGACTACTCGGCCGTCATCACGCTTCTTCGGCCAACCAACAGCCAGTTGATCTATGTCCTTGATGCCTCGCTGGAAATCTGCACGCCGGATCGCACGATCGCGAGAATCATCGATCGCGCCAAGCTGTACCGGTACGGGTACTTCCATGTGGAAGCGAACGGCTTCCAGCAGTTGCTCGTGGAACAACTCAAAGCCCGCGCAAGAGAGTCGGGTACGTCGCTCCCGGTGACGTCAGTGACAAATAGCACGGACAAGCGCGCCAGGATCATGGCGCTCGAGCCGCTGATCAGTCAGGGCCATTTGATGTTTTCGAGGAGGCAGCTGCTGCTGATCGAGCAGTTGCGGCAGTTCCCGCTGGGGGCTCATGATGACGGCCCAGACGCGCTCGAAATGGCGGTGCGGGCGGTCCGGACATCTGCACCATTTGTATACGTGGGCTAG
- a CDS encoding glycosyltransferase family 2 protein, producing the protein MSWIWTIPIKIRASQLLRPPLLCLEHTRAIIPTFQDWDAARTTIDSILACRARPAEIVLVNDNIESNRPTWVDRYPIIVVDYPGNCGPSFARNMGARARTVTPIDWLYFTDTGCGRDTAFFSELVEASMTMPRTTVAVAAPVVGTAESGIDSPINRYMTEEAILNPPRDDQGPQAIVTANAIVSAAAFHAIGGFDTSYPFAAGEDLDLGVRLRRFGPIGWAERAAVNHHFIESEEDFRRRFTRYGAGTAHLERTLAGC; encoded by the coding sequence ATGAGTTGGATCTGGACCATCCCAATCAAGATCAGAGCCTCGCAACTGCTCCGCCCGCCGCTGCTTTGTTTGGAGCATACCCGAGCGATTATCCCCACATTCCAAGACTGGGACGCGGCGAGGACCACAATCGATTCGATCCTGGCGTGTCGGGCCCGACCTGCAGAAATCGTGCTTGTCAATGACAACATCGAGTCCAATCGGCCAACCTGGGTCGATCGCTATCCGATCATCGTCGTTGACTACCCCGGCAATTGCGGCCCGTCATTTGCGCGAAATATGGGTGCTCGCGCCCGCACTGTGACTCCGATCGACTGGCTCTATTTTACCGACACGGGATGCGGGCGAGACACGGCTTTCTTTTCCGAACTCGTTGAAGCCAGCATGACGATGCCGCGAACCACCGTTGCCGTCGCGGCGCCGGTCGTTGGAACTGCCGAATCCGGCATTGACAGCCCTATCAACCGCTACATGACCGAAGAAGCCATTCTGAATCCGCCTCGCGATGACCAGGGTCCCCAGGCAATCGTTACCGCCAACGCGATAGTCAGCGCGGCAGCGTTCCATGCAATCGGCGGTTTCGACACGAGCTATCCGTTTGCAGCCGGCGAAGACCTCGATCTCGGGGTACGACTGCGCCGGTTCGGCCCTATCGGTTGGGCCGAGCGCGCCGCGGTCAACCATCACTTCATCGAATCAGAGGAAGATTTCCGCCGCCGCTTCACACGATACGGCGCTGGTACAGCGCACCTTGAACGCACCCTAGCAGGCTGTTGA
- a CDS encoding winged helix-turn-helix domain-containing protein gives MSTAQTERILKIAAALRASVVVVLAHVDELSDLIDQLPTPPPPPRAVVIEDRDMVFRLDRSTYTVRWNQRSCFLGYTMGFRVLERLSRRPNEYVSTDRLLDELWAATRTASTVRSTVCGLRSKLRDARMADLADMIDGRNPHHYGLILQRELVVR, from the coding sequence ATGAGCACCGCCCAAACCGAACGGATTCTCAAGATCGCCGCTGCATTGCGTGCCAGTGTTGTCGTGGTGCTTGCTCATGTCGACGAGCTGAGCGACCTCATCGACCAGCTTCCTACGCCTCCACCACCCCCTCGCGCCGTCGTCATTGAAGACCGCGACATGGTTTTTCGCTTGGATCGATCTACTTATACGGTCCGCTGGAATCAGCGGTCCTGCTTTCTCGGCTACACCATGGGGTTCCGCGTCCTGGAACGGTTGTCCCGACGGCCGAATGAGTACGTCTCCACAGATCGACTGTTGGACGAGCTTTGGGCCGCGACCCGAACCGCTTCCACGGTTCGGAGCACTGTGTGTGGTCTTCGTTCCAAGCTCCGCGACGCGCGTATGGCCGACCTCGCCGACATGATCGACGGCAGAAACCCCCATCACTATGGACTCATACTGCAAAGAGAGC
- a CDS encoding DNA modification methylase, producing the protein MKLLRLSINRINPAPYNPRKALAPGDPEFEKLRRSISEFGLVEPLIWNKRTGNLVGGHQRFAVLMAEGAKTVEVSVVDLPLEKEKALNLALNKIQGEWDQDKLAALLDELTKESSLDLDLTGFAQVEADAIIAEFLDRQSFNGNDSDFKVDAELERIRKVGKTVTKPGDLIVLGNDPRLQHVLLCGDCTKPADVQRLMGDDRAILFATDPPYLVDYDGTNHPGKKRAPAKKNKDWSGSYGLTWDDAKANADLYQRFIATAVEHAIATNAAWYCWHASRRQAMLEAEWKAAGAFVHQQIIWAKNRPILTRSHYGWQHEPCFYGWLEGKRPPRNKDAPNASSVWQIDTIARGEDRPDHPTPKPLEVFEIPMLQHTRAGEICYEPFAGSGTQIIAAQKLKRRCRAIEISPVYCDLIVRRFIAFAGRAAVAPEIARKYAIPQSVAEGSHPRGREKPSTVREAGSHQSDKKSPSDRSSGKEAA; encoded by the coding sequence ATGAAGCTTCTGCGCTTGTCCATCAACCGTATCAACCCTGCCCCGTACAACCCACGCAAGGCGCTCGCGCCGGGCGATCCAGAGTTTGAGAAACTCCGTCGAAGCATCAGCGAATTCGGCCTCGTCGAGCCGTTGATCTGGAACAAGCGAACGGGCAACCTCGTGGGTGGTCACCAGCGTTTCGCTGTGCTGATGGCCGAGGGGGCCAAGACTGTCGAAGTGTCCGTGGTCGACCTGCCTCTCGAAAAGGAGAAGGCTCTCAACCTCGCGCTCAACAAGATTCAGGGGGAGTGGGATCAGGACAAGCTGGCGGCGCTACTGGATGAACTGACCAAGGAATCGTCGCTCGATCTGGATCTGACCGGTTTTGCGCAAGTCGAGGCCGACGCCATTATCGCCGAGTTTCTCGATCGCCAGAGTTTCAACGGAAATGACTCGGATTTCAAAGTCGACGCCGAGCTTGAACGGATCAGGAAAGTCGGCAAGACCGTGACCAAGCCGGGCGACCTGATCGTGCTCGGCAATGACCCGCGGCTGCAGCATGTACTCCTCTGCGGCGATTGCACGAAACCCGCCGACGTCCAGCGGCTCATGGGAGACGATCGCGCGATCCTGTTCGCGACCGATCCGCCCTATTTGGTCGACTATGACGGCACCAATCATCCCGGGAAGAAGCGAGCTCCGGCGAAGAAGAACAAGGACTGGTCGGGCAGTTACGGTTTGACCTGGGATGATGCGAAGGCCAACGCCGATCTGTACCAGCGGTTCATCGCGACAGCGGTCGAGCATGCGATTGCGACGAACGCCGCATGGTATTGCTGGCACGCTTCTCGCCGCCAGGCGATGTTGGAAGCGGAGTGGAAAGCGGCGGGGGCCTTCGTGCATCAGCAGATCATCTGGGCAAAGAATCGCCCGATTCTGACGCGATCGCACTATGGGTGGCAGCACGAACCATGTTTCTACGGCTGGCTCGAAGGGAAACGGCCTCCTCGTAATAAAGACGCGCCAAACGCGTCGAGCGTCTGGCAGATCGACACGATTGCGCGCGGCGAAGATCGGCCCGATCATCCGACTCCCAAGCCGCTCGAAGTGTTCGAGATCCCGATGCTGCAGCACACCCGCGCTGGCGAGATCTGTTACGAGCCGTTCGCGGGTTCGGGCACGCAGATCATCGCGGCCCAGAAACTCAAGCGGCGCTGCCGTGCCATCGAGATCAGTCCGGTCTACTGCGACCTGATCGTGCGGCGGTTCATCGCCTTTGCCGGTCGGGCCGCTGTCGCGCCGGAGATCGCACGCAAGTATGCGATACCGCAATCGGTCGCGGAAGGATCGCACCCGCGAGGACGCGAAAAGCCCTCGACTGTGCGGGAAGCGGGCAGTCACCAGAGTGACAAGAAGTCGCCTTCGGACCGGTCCTCCGGAAAGGAGGCGGCATGA
- a CDS encoding DUF91 domain-containing protein → MALYQIKNDELVPVSETTFAEQGIREREHLQQMLLKSIDLVAPGTMVITQEFDEWDGSKRRTDILCIDKDANLVVVELKRNDDGGHMELQSLRYAAMVSQMTFEQLVDIHGRHLAKHGGNASDAEAAILDFLGWDQPDEERFGNDVRIVLVSKDFSQEITTTALWLNERDLDIRCVRMRPHELDGRIVVNIEQCLPLPSAEQYQIKVRAKSITRRESLRAAGEPTGYWFVNVGDHFENAGRSWDDCKKYGYLSAGGGPRWIGAIRRLPVGEHVFAYASGSGYVGYGRITAEAVPQKDFVVPSMQRKLIELPLHAKPNPKTLDNLEICDWCVGVEWRSTRDRTDGVLPQLAHRNTACQIKQPDLVRQLLDVFAPDETTRSAGAK, encoded by the coding sequence ATGGCGCTTTATCAGATCAAAAACGACGAGTTGGTCCCGGTGAGCGAAACAACCTTCGCCGAGCAGGGAATCCGTGAGCGCGAGCATCTCCAACAAATGCTGCTCAAATCAATCGACCTTGTTGCACCCGGCACAATGGTGATCACGCAGGAGTTCGATGAATGGGATGGCAGCAAGCGGCGCACCGACATCCTTTGTATCGACAAGGATGCCAACCTCGTCGTGGTCGAACTCAAGCGCAACGACGACGGTGGCCACATGGAGCTCCAGTCGCTTCGGTACGCCGCGATGGTTTCGCAGATGACGTTCGAGCAGCTCGTGGATATCCACGGGCGGCACCTTGCCAAGCACGGCGGGAATGCCTCGGATGCCGAAGCTGCCATCCTCGATTTTCTCGGTTGGGACCAGCCCGACGAAGAACGGTTCGGTAACGACGTCCGGATCGTGCTTGTCTCCAAGGACTTTTCTCAGGAAATCACCACCACAGCTCTCTGGCTCAATGAACGCGATCTCGACATTCGTTGCGTGCGAATGCGCCCGCACGAGCTCGATGGCCGCATCGTTGTCAACATCGAGCAGTGTCTGCCGTTGCCGTCGGCCGAGCAGTACCAGATCAAAGTGCGAGCGAAGTCGATCACCCGGCGCGAATCGCTTCGTGCGGCGGGCGAGCCGACCGGATATTGGTTCGTCAACGTCGGCGATCATTTCGAGAACGCCGGCCGCTCGTGGGATGACTGCAAGAAGTACGGATACCTCAGCGCCGGGGGTGGACCTCGCTGGATCGGGGCCATTCGACGGCTGCCGGTTGGCGAACACGTTTTCGCGTACGCCAGCGGCAGCGGCTATGTCGGTTACGGCCGGATTACCGCGGAAGCGGTTCCGCAAAAGGATTTCGTAGTGCCGAGCATGCAACGGAAGCTCATCGAGCTGCCGCTCCATGCCAAGCCGAATCCAAAGACACTCGACAATCTCGAAATCTGCGATTGGTGTGTAGGGGTGGAATGGCGCTCGACACGCGACCGAACCGATGGAGTCTTGCCCCAGCTTGCCCATCGCAACACTGCGTGCCAGATCAAGCAACCGGACTTGGTACGGCAGTTGCTTGACGTCTTCGCGCCCGACGAGACAACTCGTTCCGCCGGTGCCAAGTAG
- a CDS encoding barstar family protein, protein MQYINWKEIHERIPGTFACSPADPKVVTQHLRAAGFRLVKTLDCAGVQNRDDLWSQCSDLFVFPNYFHMNWDSFSDCLRESAIAIDPNAAALLTNFGHLSSCLEQSDIRHFVSIVNTMHKIDAGASGYEAVQCLVLLFGTNSGIS, encoded by the coding sequence ATGCAATACATTAATTGGAAGGAGATTCACGAGCGCATTCCAGGGACATTTGCTTGCAGTCCGGCAGACCCAAAGGTCGTGACGCAGCATCTTCGCGCCGCTGGATTTCGGTTGGTTAAGACACTCGATTGCGCTGGTGTTCAAAATAGGGACGATCTTTGGAGTCAATGCAGCGATCTCTTTGTATTCCCCAATTATTTTCACATGAACTGGGATTCATTTTCAGATTGTTTGCGTGAATCTGCAATCGCTATTGACCCTAATGCGGCTGCGTTGCTGACAAACTTTGGCCATTTGTCGAGTTGTTTAGAACAGTCTGATATCAGACACTTTGTTTCGATTGTGAATACTATGCATAAAATCGACGCGGGAGCTAGCGGATACGAAGCAGTGCAATGCTTGGTTCTTCTTTTTGGAACAAATTCTGGAATTTCTTAA